A genome region from Prionailurus bengalensis isolate Pbe53 chromosome B4, Fcat_Pben_1.1_paternal_pri, whole genome shotgun sequence includes the following:
- the CD69 gene encoding early activation antigen CD69: MNSEDCSITENSSLHPERGQQSTTAGPQFATQHEGSLQVPIPCAVLNVVFITCLIIALIALSVGEYNCPGQCSHPVPSNSPVSSCSDDWLAYRRKCYFLSTVTKDWKSAQNFCSEHRATLAFVDSEEDMIFLKRYVGRAEHWIGLKNEDGRTWKWSDGKVFNNRFNLTGSENCAFLNSTGVISTECEKNLHWICSKPFK, from the exons ATGAATTCTGAAGATTGTTCCATAACAGAGAACAGCTCCTTGCATCCGGAGAGAGGACAACAAA GTACCACCGCCGGCCCTCAGTTTGCAACACAGCATGAAGGGTCCCTTCAAGTTCCTATCCCATGTGCTGTATTGAATGTGGTCTTTATCACTTGTTTAATCATTGCTCTCATCGCTTTATCAG TTGGCGAATACAACTGTCCAGGACAATGTTCACACCCAGTGCCATCAAATAGCCCTGTTTCTTCATGCTCAGATGATTGGCTTGCATACCGGAGGAAATGCTACTTTCTTTCCACTGTAACAAAGGACTGGAAGTCAGCACAAAACTTTTGCTCTGAACACAGGGCTACTCTTGCCTTCGTTGATTCTGAAGAGGACATG ATCTTTTTAAAACGATATGTGGGTAGAGCCGAACATTGGATTGGGCTGAAAAATGAAGATGGTCGGACATGGAAATGGTCAGATGGCAAAGTCTTCAATAACAG GTTCAACCTTACGGGATCTGAGAACTGTGCATTTCTGAATAGCACAGGGGTCATCAGCACAGAATGTGAAAAGAATTTACACTGGATATGTAGTAAGCCCTTCAAATAA